The Gaiella occulta genome has a window encoding:
- a CDS encoding amidohydrolase family protein has translation MKILTTLGTLACASAVIVLSLTPGAGSTNTPSRYFIRADLLFTGTALVKGQVAVAVEDGKVVAAGRLRIPSGARVLRFQNATILPGLIDLHVHDSPQLLLRDGVTTTRNLGEPVARLRPPYAADGYPRIVAAGPIITVPGGYPTGRLPELAAPVASASEAVATVDMLAAKGAALIKIGLETGRDGSLPTLSSEEVRAIVSEAHRLNRLVTAHVLEGKGLAIALAGGVDEIAHMPCLGVTPAQIAELAKRRIPVVGTLHVERLSGRCPDGVANARAFIRQGGTLLYGTDLPNVPPRLDLTELSLMRQAGMTPTQVLIGSTKLAGQQLGIAKLGTLAVGAPADILVVKGDPTRVLSALAHPLLVIARGKAVN, from the coding sequence TTGAAGATCCTCACCACCCTCGGGACGCTCGCGTGTGCCTCGGCCGTGATTGTGCTGTCGCTAACTCCAGGCGCAGGATCGACCAATACGCCGTCGCGTTATTTCATCCGTGCGGACCTTCTGTTTACAGGTACTGCGCTGGTTAAGGGCCAGGTGGCTGTGGCGGTCGAGGACGGGAAGGTTGTTGCAGCGGGGCGGCTTCGGATCCCTAGTGGCGCACGAGTGCTGCGGTTCCAGAACGCGACGATCCTGCCCGGGTTGATCGACCTTCACGTCCACGACAGCCCTCAACTCCTGCTGCGAGACGGGGTGACAACCACGCGGAACCTAGGCGAGCCTGTCGCGAGATTGCGTCCCCCGTATGCCGCGGATGGTTATCCCCGAATAGTTGCTGCCGGGCCGATCATCACCGTTCCCGGAGGCTATCCGACCGGCCGTCTTCCAGAGCTCGCCGCTCCCGTTGCTTCTGCTAGTGAGGCGGTAGCAACCGTGGATATGCTCGCCGCCAAGGGAGCAGCGCTAATCAAGATCGGTCTCGAGACGGGCCGCGACGGCTCACTCCCGACGCTTTCCAGCGAGGAAGTCCGTGCGATCGTGAGCGAGGCACATCGGCTCAACCGCCTCGTCACTGCGCACGTTCTGGAAGGGAAGGGCTTGGCGATTGCCTTGGCGGGCGGCGTCGATGAGATCGCGCACATGCCCTGTCTCGGAGTCACGCCCGCACAGATCGCAGAACTCGCCAAACGCCGAATACCGGTGGTAGGAACGCTGCATGTCGAGCGCCTCTCGGGTCGTTGCCCTGACGGAGTTGCGAACGCCCGCGCGTTCATACGGCAGGGCGGAACGCTTCTCTATGGCACAGACCTTCCTAACGTCCCTCCTCGACTCGATCTCACCGAACTTAGTCTCATGCGGCAGGCAGGAATGACGCCAACCCAGGTACTCATTGGTTCCACCAAACTGGCGGGACAACAGCTCGGCATCGCCAAGCTTGGAACGCTCGCCGTCGGCGCACCAGCTGACATTCTCGTCGTGAAAGGTGATCCGACCCGCGTGCTCTCAGCTCTAGCCCACCCGCTCTTGGTCATCGCGCGAGGCAAAGCCGTCAACTAA